A region of the Leucobacter komagatae genome:
GCGATCTCGATGTGGGTCTCGAACGACTCGTACTGGGCCTCGCGCCCGTCCTCGCCCGTGCGGAAGAAGTCAAGACCGGTCTCCCCGACCGCGCGCACGCGTGGCTGGGTCGCAAGCCTGGCGATCTCCGAGAGGTGCTCGGAGAGGGTGCCGGCTGCTGCGAGCCGCGGCGCTTCGTTCGGGTGCAGGGCGACAGCGGCGAGGACGCGCGCGTCGTTCGCCGCGAACTCGGCGCTCCAACGGCTCGTCTCCAGGTCGGTGCCCACCTGAACGACGCCGCGCACACCAACAGCCTCGGCCCGCGCAAGCGACTCGAGCGGATCGAGCTGGGTGACGCCGTCCTCGAACTCGAGGTGCGTGTGGTTGTCGTAGAGCGGGAACGGCAGCGGCTCGGGGTTCGCGGGGCGCGTCAGATCACGCGTCTGCTTCCCGGGGCCCTCGGGCGCCTCTCGCCGCTTGCGAATCCCGCCCGCGGGAGTCTGCGAGGGCGCCGTCCCCTCAGCTGCGGGGCTCACTTACCGTCGCCCTCGGTCTCGATCCGGGGGAAGAGCACGGGCAGCGGGTGCTGGGTCGCGCCAGCCGGAAGGCGGCCCCAAGTGCCAGCCTCACGAATCGACTGGGCGGCGAGCGCGCCGAGACTCTCCTCGGCACCGAGCGCGGCCCAGAGCTTGCCCGTCGACTCAGGGATCACGGGGTGCAGCAGCTCGGCCAGCACGCGAAGCCCCTCCGACACCGTGTACAGCACGGTGCCGAGGCGCTCACGCTGCGTCTCATCCTTTGCGAGCACCCACGGCTGCTGCTCGGTGATGTAACCGTTCAGCGCGTCGACGAGCTCCCAGATCGAGGCGAGCGCCTCGTGGATCGCGAACGCCTCGATGTGCGCGTCTGCGTCGGCAGCCGCCTTCGCGGCGAGCTCGCGGATTACGGCGTCGGCCGGCTCCTCTGCGCCCGCGGCGGGGACGACGCCGTCGAAGTACTTGACGTTCATCGCGAGCAGGCGGCTCGCGAGGTTGCCGAAGCCGTTCGCGAGCTCGGCCTGGTAGCGGGCCGCGAGGTCTTCCCAGCTGAACGAGCCGTCGTGGCCGAATGACACGGCGCGCATGAAGTAGTAGCGGAACGCGTCGGCACCAAAGGTGTCGGTGATCTCGTTCGGCGCGATGCCCGTGAGCTTCGACTTCGACATCTTCTCGCCGCCGACGAGCAGCCAGCCGTGCGCGAACACGTTCGAGGGCACCTCGAGTCCAGCGGCCATGAGCATCGCGGGCCAGATCACGGCGTGGAACCTCAGGATGTCCTTGCCGACGATCTGCACCGCCGGCCAGTGCTTCAGCTCAGCCGTCGGGTCGGTGGGGTTCTGCCCGTAACCGCGCGCGGTGATGTAGTTGAGCAGCGCGTCGAACCACACGTAGGTGACGTGCGCCGAGTCCCACGGGATGGGGATGCCCCAGTCGAACGAGGTGCGCGAGATCGACAGGTCTTCGAGACCCTGCTGCACGAACGCGATGACCTCGTTGCGCGCGCTGGCGGGCTGCACGAAGTCGGGGCGCTCTTCGTAGAGGGCGAGCAGGCGGTCTTGGAACGCGCTCATCTTGAAGAAGTAGTTCTTCTCCTGGAGCAGCTCGAGCGGCTTCGAGTGGATCGCGCAGACCTTCTGGCCTTCGAACGCGCCCTCGCCGTCGACGATCTCGCTCTTCGGCTTGAACTCCTCACACCCGACGCAGTACAGCGCCTCGAACTCGCCGGCGTAGACGTGGCCGTCGTCGTGCAGGCGCTGCAGGAACGTCTCGACGCCGACCTTGTGGCGG
Encoded here:
- a CDS encoding TatD family hydrolase translates to MRKRREAPEGPGKQTRDLTRPANPEPLPFPLYDNHTHLEFEDGVTQLDPLESLARAEAVGVRGVVQVGTDLETSRWSAEFAANDARVLAAVALHPNEAPRLAAAGTLSEHLSEIARLATQPRVRAVGETGLDFFRTGEDGREAQYESFETHIEIAKANGIALQIHDRDAHDEVVATLTRVGAPERTVFHCFSGGAALAKICNERGWYMSFAGTMTFKNAPALREALEVAKPELVLVETDAPFLTPEPLRGRPNAPYLMPHTVRRLAEVQGLPLEGVCRQLAANTERVYGTWEMDTDE
- the metG gene encoding methionine--tRNA ligase produces the protein MAQSSSFSVSTPIFYVNDAPHIGHAYTEVAADVLARWHRQAGDETFFLTGTDEHGQKILRTATANGVHPKEWADRLVESSWRPLLDTINISNDDFIRTTDDRHKVGVETFLQRLHDDGHVYAGEFEALYCVGCEEFKPKSEIVDGEGAFEGQKVCAIHSKPLELLQEKNYFFKMSAFQDRLLALYEERPDFVQPASARNEVIAFVQQGLEDLSISRTSFDWGIPIPWDSAHVTYVWFDALLNYITARGYGQNPTDPTAELKHWPAVQIVGKDILRFHAVIWPAMLMAAGLEVPSNVFAHGWLLVGGEKMSKSKLTGIAPNEITDTFGADAFRYYFMRAVSFGHDGSFSWEDLAARYQAELANGFGNLASRLLAMNVKYFDGVVPAAGAEEPADAVIRELAAKAAADADAHIEAFAIHEALASIWELVDALNGYITEQQPWVLAKDETQRERLGTVLYTVSEGLRVLAELLHPVIPESTGKLWAALGAEESLGALAAQSIREAGTWGRLPAGATQHPLPVLFPRIETEGDGK